A genomic window from Fibrobacterota bacterium includes:
- a CDS encoding cellulase family glycosylhydrolase: MNCRFSPALAALLLFPIFGNAASPVSLHGKLSIREGGLVGEFTGKKVRLVGMSLGNLGAEDESSHWNRSVVDWLATDWGCSVVRASMDISQISALEAYRNNPNLSKAKIHQLIQGGIERGIYVVVSWHEDSLSDHPDEAKDFFEEMAMVYGNKPNVLFEPYDGLSGKDYDWNRLRKLHEEILAVIRSHSSNVVIVSTPRLSRESDAALASPLVDANVLYSQRLDLQSDDKLERERVRKVTDAKLPVFVSQLSTSSAAEAKTDIPKASRWKDFLDTLGVSWCGWSISKGRESSATLVSSASQDGSWSATDLTASGAYFRSALLADIPSRARYDTLVVPGKIDGRAFSIVAFDHALRAGTGGRVQLDLLPGSWAQYVIASPTSQTARLLVRASVSSVGTLIAKLDGKDVARFTVTPGNDGPSAVALATDSIRFEAGTQLLRLEWTSDDTGRLVVDQLETDPRESPVNRKGPVPAKWNVKSTSNGLEIGLSANAQPVEIQVADLRGRILAERILTAPVSLIPLQDRGVLVIRAKDAHGSASWTLMR; the protein is encoded by the coding sequence ATGAATTGCCGTTTCTCACCCGCATTGGCTGCTCTTCTCCTTTTCCCGATTTTTGGGAACGCGGCCTCGCCGGTATCTCTCCACGGGAAGCTTTCCATCCGCGAGGGTGGCCTGGTGGGAGAATTCACCGGCAAGAAGGTGCGTCTGGTCGGCATGTCGTTGGGCAACCTTGGCGCCGAGGACGAATCCTCGCACTGGAATCGCTCCGTTGTGGATTGGTTGGCCACCGACTGGGGGTGTTCGGTGGTGCGCGCCAGCATGGATATCAGCCAGATATCGGCTCTCGAAGCATACCGGAACAATCCGAATCTCTCGAAGGCCAAGATCCATCAGCTCATCCAGGGAGGGATCGAGCGGGGGATCTACGTGGTGGTTTCCTGGCACGAAGACTCGCTTTCCGATCATCCGGACGAGGCAAAGGACTTCTTCGAGGAAATGGCCATGGTCTACGGGAACAAGCCCAATGTGCTGTTCGAGCCGTACGACGGCCTTTCCGGAAAGGATTACGACTGGAACCGGCTTCGCAAGTTGCATGAGGAGATCCTTGCGGTGATTCGTTCCCACAGCTCCAACGTGGTGATTGTCTCCACTCCCCGTCTCAGCCGGGAATCCGATGCGGCCCTGGCCTCTCCTCTGGTGGATGCCAATGTGCTCTACTCCCAACGGTTGGATCTGCAATCCGACGACAAATTGGAACGCGAGCGGGTGCGGAAGGTGACCGACGCCAAGCTGCCCGTGTTCGTCAGCCAGCTTTCCACCTCGTCGGCCGCCGAGGCCAAGACGGATATTCCCAAGGCGAGTCGCTGGAAGGATTTCCTGGATACCTTAGGGGTCTCGTGGTGTGGGTGGTCGATTTCCAAAGGGCGCGAAAGTTCCGCGACCTTGGTCTCTTCCGCCTCGCAGGACGGCTCGTGGTCGGCCACGGATCTGACCGCCAGTGGAGCCTATTTCCGGTCTGCCCTGCTCGCCGACATCCCCTCGCGCGCGCGCTACGATACGCTCGTCGTGCCCGGCAAGATCGATGGGCGGGCGTTTTCCATCGTTGCATTCGATCACGCGTTGCGCGCCGGCACCGGTGGTCGTGTCCAGTTGGACCTGCTCCCTGGATCGTGGGCCCAATATGTCATCGCCTCGCCAACTTCCCAGACTGCCAGACTTCTCGTGCGGGCCTCGGTCTCCAGCGTGGGCACCTTGATCGCCAAGTTGGATGGCAAGGACGTCGCCCGCTTTACGGTCACGCCTGGAAACGATGGCCCCTCAGCGGTGGCCCTGGCCACGGATTCCATTCGCTTCGAGGCGGGAACCCAACTCCTTCGGTTGGAATGGACCAGTGACGACACCGGCCGGTTGGTGGTGGACCAATTGGAGACCGACCCTCGCGAATCTCCGGTGAATCGCAAGGGACCGGTCCCTGCCAAGTGGAACGTGAAGTCCACATCCAACGGACTCGAGATCGGACTTTCCGCCAACGCGCAACCGGTGGAAATCCAGGTCGCGGACCTGCGCGGACGGATTCTGGCGGAGCGGATCCTGACAGCGCCCGTCTCGCTGATTCCTCTCCAGGACCGCGGCGTGCTGGTGATCCGCGCGAAGGATGCGCACGGATCGGCCAGCTGGACGCTGATGCGCTAG
- a CDS encoding GGDEF domain-containing protein, translating to MGVFLQAAAAILWIVGTSGWLVGGRQIPGLTPNIGLLLFGALLVGCTAVATFLRPSLRKAGAFGFLFSAGALLAQLLLVPTESTWLLISLGAWLVPLLPLSDPKKDRFHILAGAIVLLASPLLVGHLALWGPIQIPMIDSKLHFAQVAIWLLVFLFVHYSFHQASTPRGRMEASPGAGRGGLSISEVPVPSASSSGILQISQVHNPASMSSTSASMSGIHNRPQSLPSQGLPSATQDPRASTAIPRQRVQGAWDEPAMSSSGDDIDPSASQVLSRSILSEQDDQARQQMSRLLGPVVHLMHKVFRSYSSLGFLVDPVSGELLLDAKFGKGMVLPDARIVPGFRLLGNSLRSGLLTGDVANYGESPEYYPEGERVLSLMALPVRNEDTGDLQALLVVDQKVGRAFSDEHYLYFKRFASIASALVTVQSARTAIQRQATITNTFYDIQSRLTRHLKPDDLLAVLESSLRTLFPLERLTVSLWNPAKQLAQIQLSTGIVPLPQLGSYFDPSDPASVCGAVFRTGREVLSRDWQDGARAVFESRMDAEVGWRGQEIMGAPFLNDDRQCFGVLTLESTAPGSYQELDTKLLAAIASIAAGALTRARMYQEMERLATIDGLTQVPNHRHFQTLLNQQLEVASRYGQRIGLMLFDIDHFKVFNDTYGHAIGDLVLKEVARCVGTAIRSSDMLARYGGEEFVVLMPQAEVAGAMQSAERVRAAVENMAIPHEGRMLKVTISIGVCLFPEMASVKQDFIDGADKAMYFSKKSGRNRVTLYGPESEALAQQKEAVGGH from the coding sequence GTGGGCGTTTTCCTTCAGGCGGCTGCGGCTATCCTGTGGATCGTTGGCACGAGCGGCTGGCTCGTTGGCGGGCGCCAGATCCCTGGTCTGACTCCCAACATCGGGTTGTTGCTGTTCGGCGCCCTATTGGTCGGCTGTACAGCCGTGGCCACCTTCTTGCGTCCTTCACTTCGAAAAGCAGGCGCGTTCGGATTCCTGTTTTCCGCCGGGGCTCTTCTTGCGCAACTCCTGCTGGTCCCCACGGAGTCGACTTGGCTTTTGATTTCGCTCGGTGCTTGGCTGGTGCCGCTCCTCCCGCTTTCCGACCCCAAGAAGGATCGATTCCACATTTTGGCAGGCGCCATCGTCTTGTTGGCAAGTCCACTTTTGGTGGGTCACCTGGCGTTGTGGGGACCCATCCAGATCCCGATGATCGATTCCAAACTCCACTTTGCCCAGGTGGCGATCTGGTTGTTGGTCTTTTTGTTTGTCCACTACTCGTTCCATCAAGCCTCCACCCCACGAGGTCGGATGGAGGCGTCGCCTGGTGCCGGCCGAGGAGGCCTGAGCATTTCCGAAGTTCCGGTGCCGTCGGCGTCCTCTTCAGGGATCCTGCAAATTTCGCAGGTCCACAACCCGGCCTCGATGTCTTCGACCTCGGCTTCCATGTCGGGGATCCACAATCGACCGCAGAGCCTGCCAAGCCAGGGCTTGCCAAGTGCAACCCAAGATCCCCGCGCCTCCACGGCCATTCCTCGCCAGAGGGTCCAAGGGGCCTGGGACGAACCGGCCATGTCCTCCTCCGGCGACGACATCGACCCTTCCGCTTCGCAGGTTCTGTCGCGATCCATCCTCTCGGAACAGGACGACCAGGCCCGTCAGCAGATGTCGCGCTTGTTGGGGCCGGTTGTGCATCTCATGCACAAGGTCTTCCGGTCGTATTCCTCCTTGGGGTTCCTGGTGGATCCGGTCAGTGGCGAATTGTTGCTGGACGCCAAGTTCGGCAAAGGGATGGTGCTGCCTGACGCGCGCATCGTTCCTGGATTCCGGTTGCTGGGAAATTCCCTGCGCTCGGGATTGTTGACTGGCGATGTGGCCAATTACGGCGAATCTCCGGAGTATTACCCGGAAGGCGAACGGGTGCTTTCGCTGATGGCCTTGCCGGTGCGAAACGAGGACACGGGCGATCTCCAGGCGCTGTTGGTGGTGGACCAAAAGGTCGGGCGGGCCTTTTCGGATGAACATTATCTGTATTTCAAGCGCTTCGCCAGCATCGCTTCGGCCCTGGTCACCGTGCAATCGGCGCGCACGGCCATCCAGCGCCAGGCTACGATCACCAACACCTTCTACGACATCCAGTCGCGCCTGACCCGCCATCTCAAGCCGGATGATCTTCTGGCCGTGCTCGAATCCTCCTTGCGGACGCTGTTTCCGTTGGAACGATTGACGGTCAGTTTGTGGAACCCCGCCAAGCAGTTGGCCCAGATCCAATTGTCCACGGGGATCGTGCCACTTCCCCAGCTTGGCTCCTATTTCGACCCCTCCGATCCCGCCTCCGTTTGTGGGGCGGTGTTCCGCACGGGACGAGAAGTGTTGTCGCGGGATTGGCAAGACGGAGCCCGAGCGGTGTTCGAATCGCGGATGGATGCCGAAGTTGGCTGGCGAGGCCAGGAGATCATGGGTGCGCCCTTTCTCAACGACGACCGCCAATGCTTCGGGGTGCTGACGCTGGAATCCACGGCACCTGGCTCCTACCAGGAGCTCGACACCAAGCTTCTGGCGGCCATCGCCTCCATCGCCGCGGGAGCTTTGACGCGCGCTCGCATGTACCAGGAGATGGAACGGCTGGCCACGATCGACGGCCTTACCCAAGTCCCCAACCATCGACATTTCCAGACCTTGCTCAACCAACAACTCGAGGTCGCTTCCCGGTATGGCCAGCGGATCGGGCTCATGTTGTTCGATATCGATCACTTCAAGGTGTTCAACGACACCTATGGCCACGCCATCGGCGACTTGGTGCTCAAGGAGGTCGCTCGTTGCGTGGGAACCGCCATCCGCTCCAGCGACATGCTGGCACGCTATGGCGGCGAGGAATTCGTGGTGCTGATGCCCCAGGCCGAGGTGGCGGGCGCCATGCAAAGCGCGGAACGTGTCCGCGCGGCGGTGGAGAACATGGCCATTCCCCACGAAGGCCGGATGCTCAAGGTCACCATTTCCATCGGCGTGTGTCTGTTTCCGGAGATGGCTTCGGTCAAACAGGACTTCATCGATGGCGCCGACAAGGCCATGTACTTCTCCAAGAAGAGCGGTCGCAATCGCGTGACGCTCTACGGCCCCGAATCCGAAGCGCTTGCCCAGCAGAAGGAAGCCGTCGGAGGGCACTGA
- a CDS encoding ATP-dependent RNA helicase, producing MQPRRLAARSVAAWVSKQLGEELGGRVGYHVRFDRSSSAKTEILFLTPGVALRIAASSQGFSGISAILLDEFHERSAETDALAALALNSGAGGPAVWLLSATVDPDELRRWLSRGSRPVQVLESQGRLFPVQIEHRPAPGKLSIPEAMAGAVRDRLRQGADGDLLCFVPGVGEIRKTIELLSRTPLPTPERVRLFPLHGELEPSEQDAALSPASAGCVHVVVATNVAETSLTLPGVRHVLDSGYVRSARFDPRRGLDTLYTVRASRRSADQRAGRAGRVAPGTCWRLWSESDLPPEDEPPEILRVDLAGLWLSLAASGLDPQRLPWPTPPTPERIESALALLHTLGALTKNGQVTDSGRQMARMPVSPRTARVLLEAQRLGGTDQALRWAAAWESQGRGEEDRLRRSLEEFVRGAPRSEVPLGRLLLPAFSDRLATSASADRWKLADGRVCEGNVGGGANLCLALEVQETANAQRGTTLWLREAQPVEVPWVENAFPGRIRSAVEVDWDAKNRRVQAREVVRLEDQPLWSRPVDDNRIPRLQAEQMLAAKIATGDIRWRWGEEEDLWVMRTRLVAKAFGERELCTFQEDDLELARAGIVEGCLAAPGVENREVLPYLKEVQGHEQVQFVEKMAPLSIGLASGRRARIAYQADGTALVAARIGDFVGVKQESVRIAQGRIPMLFEILAPNHRPVQRTADLDGFWQRSYPEIKADLKRRYPKHPWP from the coding sequence GTGCAACCCCGCCGACTCGCCGCGCGCAGTGTTGCTGCATGGGTCTCGAAGCAGTTGGGTGAAGAGCTGGGCGGCCGCGTCGGATACCACGTGCGGTTTGATCGATCCTCCAGCGCCAAAACGGAAATTCTGTTCCTGACCCCCGGTGTCGCGCTGCGCATCGCCGCATCATCACAAGGATTCTCCGGGATTTCCGCGATCCTGCTGGATGAATTCCACGAACGTTCCGCCGAAACCGATGCACTGGCCGCATTGGCCCTGAACTCGGGTGCGGGTGGCCCGGCGGTGTGGCTGTTGTCGGCGACTGTGGATCCTGACGAATTGCGTCGGTGGTTGTCCCGTGGGTCGAGGCCGGTCCAGGTTCTGGAAAGTCAGGGCCGGTTGTTTCCGGTCCAGATCGAGCACCGGCCGGCCCCAGGAAAATTGTCCATCCCCGAAGCGATGGCCGGCGCCGTTCGCGATCGCTTGCGCCAAGGCGCGGATGGCGACTTGCTCTGCTTCGTGCCAGGGGTTGGCGAAATCCGCAAGACCATCGAGCTGTTGTCGCGGACTCCACTCCCCACGCCGGAGCGTGTGCGATTGTTTCCGTTGCATGGCGAATTGGAACCCTCCGAGCAAGATGCCGCCCTCTCCCCCGCATCGGCGGGTTGCGTCCATGTCGTGGTCGCGACCAACGTGGCCGAAACCTCGCTCACCTTGCCGGGAGTCCGGCACGTGCTGGATTCCGGCTACGTCCGTTCCGCCCGATTCGACCCTCGGCGCGGCCTGGACACCCTTTACACGGTACGTGCGAGTCGCCGAAGCGCCGACCAACGAGCGGGTCGCGCGGGTCGCGTGGCACCCGGCACCTGCTGGCGATTGTGGTCGGAATCTGACCTCCCACCGGAAGATGAGCCTCCCGAAATCCTTCGCGTCGACTTGGCCGGACTCTGGCTCTCGCTTGCCGCGAGCGGATTGGATCCACAACGCCTCCCCTGGCCGACCCCTCCCACACCGGAACGGATAGAATCCGCCCTGGCCTTGTTGCACACCCTCGGCGCGCTGACAAAAAACGGCCAAGTGACCGACAGCGGCCGCCAGATGGCCCGCATGCCGGTGTCCCCGCGGACCGCCAGAGTCCTGCTGGAAGCCCAACGCCTCGGCGGGACGGATCAGGCCTTGCGCTGGGCGGCTGCCTGGGAATCGCAAGGGCGTGGCGAGGAGGATCGACTCCGCCGGAGTCTGGAGGAATTCGTCCGTGGGGCTCCCCGATCCGAGGTGCCGCTCGGCAGGCTCCTGCTGCCGGCCTTCTCCGACCGCTTGGCCACATCGGCTTCGGCCGACCGATGGAAACTGGCCGATGGCAGGGTCTGCGAAGGTAATGTCGGTGGTGGTGCCAATCTTTGTCTGGCGCTGGAGGTTCAGGAAACCGCCAACGCCCAACGCGGGACCACCCTGTGGCTGCGAGAGGCGCAGCCGGTGGAGGTTCCCTGGGTGGAAAACGCCTTCCCGGGCAGGATCCGCAGCGCGGTGGAGGTGGACTGGGACGCCAAAAATCGTCGTGTCCAGGCGCGCGAGGTCGTGCGACTGGAAGATCAACCCCTTTGGTCGCGACCGGTGGACGACAACCGGATTCCTCGACTCCAAGCAGAGCAGATGCTCGCCGCGAAGATCGCCACCGGCGACATTCGTTGGCGCTGGGGCGAAGAGGAAGATCTCTGGGTGATGCGCACACGACTGGTGGCCAAGGCTTTCGGTGAGCGGGAACTTTGCACCTTCCAAGAGGATGATTTGGAACTCGCCCGCGCCGGGATCGTGGAAGGATGCCTGGCGGCACCCGGCGTGGAAAACCGCGAAGTGCTCCCCTACCTCAAGGAAGTCCAAGGGCACGAACAAGTCCAGTTCGTGGAAAAGATGGCCCCCCTTTCGATCGGATTGGCCTCCGGGCGACGCGCCCGGATCGCCTACCAGGCCGATGGAACAGCCCTCGTGGCCGCACGCATCGGCGACTTCGTGGGAGTGAAACAGGAATCCGTGCGGATCGCCCAGGGCCGGATCCCCATGCTGTTTGAAATCCTGGCTCCCAACCACCGTCCCGTCCAGCGCACGGCCGACCTGGACGGCTTTTGGCAGCGATCCTATCCGGAAATCAAAGCGGATCTCAAGCGCCGGTACCCCAAGCACCCCTGGCCTTGA